CTCTTTCCATCTTCGCGCCCAAACCTCGGTATGTATAAAAGCGGGCACCGGAGAGTTTGACCCCTCTTTCAAAATCGAAAATTTTCAAAGCTTCACCGATATCATAATGCGGCTTAGGCGAAAATTTGAATTTTGGAATTTCTCCCCAACTGCGAACCAACACATTGTCTTCTTCGCTTTTTCCTTCGGGAACGGATTCATCCAAAATATTCGGAAGACCTATATTCAAATCATGAAGAGACTCTTCTTGTTTAGCGAGTTCTTCTTCGATTTCTTTGATTCTATCTCCCACACCTTTGACGGAATTGGAAACTTCAGTGATGTCTTTTCCTTGCGCCTTTAAAATCCCAATCTCTTTGGAAACTTTATTTCTTTCGGCACGAAGGTTCTCAGCTTCTTGTTTTAAAGATTTTTGTTTTGTGGCAACATCTTTGATTTTTGTCTCGATGTCAGCGTTATAAGCTCCGCGTTTTTTCAAAGAAAGAATCAGTTCTTCCGGGTCTTGTAGAATTCGATTGATATCAAGCATGGTAAGCCTTTTTATTTATAAATTTTTCCGAATTGGAGTATAATTGTTCCGTAACGACAGCATTGGTTTCTTCCCGCAAAGAAAACATCCTTTCTAATATATAAGGCATGTTAGATGAGTCATTTCTTTTTCCCCGATGAGGAGGAGGGGCGAGAAAAGGAGAATCCGTTTCGATCAACAAAGATTGCAAAGGAAGTTTTTTCGCCGCTTCATGAATGTCCGTAGCATTTTTAAAAGCAACGATTCCTGAGAAAGAAACGTAATAACCTAAATCTACGAATTTTTTCCCGGCTTCATAATCGTAAGTAAAACAATGAATCACACCGAATGCTTTTCCTTTGTATTCGGAAAGGGCTTCGTATGTTTCTTTGAAAGCATCTCTGGAATGAATGACTACAGGCAATTTGTGTTTTGCGGAAAATTCCAAAAATTTGGAAAAGATTTCTCTTTGTAGTTTTTTAGTGGAAGCGTCATGATACAAATCCATTCCGATTTCTCCGATTCCCGTAAAACGTGGATGATCCAATTGTTCTTCGGCAAATTTAAGTATCTGATCCGCATTTGGAAATTCATGAGTCTCCGTAGGATGGCATCCGACAGTGTAGTGAATTCCCAAGTCTTCCGTAGAAAAACTGTCAGCAATTTCCCTAGCCTTCAAAGAACTTGGTAAGTCGATTCCGATCTGTACAATTTTTTTCACACCGGCAACAGCGGATTTTTGTAAGGATTCGGCTATATCTTGTCCTTGTTCCTGAATTATGTCTAAATGACAATGTGTATCGATTAAAGAATAGGCCATATAGCTCAGGTTTTGCAAATTAGATTGACTGAAAATGAAA
The nucleotide sequence above comes from Leptospira kobayashii. Encoded proteins:
- a CDS encoding TatD family hydrolase translates to MAYSLIDTHCHLDIIQEQGQDIAESLQKSAVAGVKKIVQIGIDLPSSLKAREIADSFSTEDLGIHYTVGCHPTETHEFPNADQILKFAEEQLDHPRFTGIGEIGMDLYHDASTKKLQREIFSKFLEFSAKHKLPVVIHSRDAFKETYEALSEYKGKAFGVIHCFTYDYEAGKKFVDLGYYVSFSGIVAFKNATDIHEAAKKLPLQSLLIETDSPFLAPPPHRGKRNDSSNMPYILERMFSLREETNAVVTEQLYSNSEKFINKKAYHA